The following proteins are co-located in the Mesorhizobium sp. M1E.F.Ca.ET.045.02.1.1 genome:
- a CDS encoding DCC1-like thiol-disulfide oxidoreductase family protein has product MSKPLLTVWYNTRCPVCDAGIRRQRRRLIEAVRAGRIEFRDINVEPAALSAFGASLEDIRRRLHATDAGGRLLVGADVAIAVWRITPGEGWLATLLGNPIALRLTRFAYDRFADLLYAWNRRKGRW; this is encoded by the coding sequence ATGTCCAAGCCCCTGCTGACCGTCTGGTACAACACGCGCTGCCCGGTCTGCGATGCCGGCATCAGGCGCCAAAGGCGGCGGCTGATCGAGGCGGTCAGGGCCGGTCGCATCGAATTCCGCGACATCAATGTCGAGCCGGCAGCACTTTCCGCGTTCGGCGCTTCGCTGGAGGACATCCGCCGCCGGCTGCATGCGACCGATGCCGGGGGCAGGCTGCTGGTCGGCGCGGATGTGGCGATCGCGGTCTGGCGGATAACACCGGGTGAGGGCTGGCTGGCGACACTGTTGGGCAACCCGATCGCGCTGCGGCTGACGCGCTTTGCCTATGACCGCTTCGCCGATCTTCTCTACGCCTGGAACCGCCGCAAAGGCCGCTGGTAG
- a CDS encoding RcnB family protein, with protein MKRLILSAVTAAMVAATAFSSQAAPLVQPTAPQANYTRVDWQKPGVVKKKVVVKKKVMVKRSHWRNGQKYSSWKRHQAVRDWHRYGLRRPGPGQEWIRVGNDYLLVSIVSGIVFGAIAAH; from the coding sequence ATGAAGCGTCTCATACTTTCCGCCGTTACCGCCGCGATGGTGGCCGCCACGGCCTTTTCGAGCCAGGCCGCGCCGCTCGTTCAGCCGACCGCGCCGCAGGCGAACTACACCCGGGTCGACTGGCAGAAGCCGGGCGTCGTGAAGAAGAAAGTCGTGGTCAAGAAGAAGGTGATGGTTAAGCGCAGCCATTGGCGCAACGGCCAGAAATATTCCAGCTGGAAGCGCCATCAGGCGGTTCGCGACTGGCACCGCTATGGACTGCGCCGGCCCGGCCCCGGCCAGGAGTGGATCCGCGTCGGCAACGACTACCTGCTGGTCAGCATCGTCTCCGGCATCGTCTTCGGCGCGATCGCCGCGCACTGA
- a CDS encoding MFS transporter has protein sequence MLPLIALFIAAFAFGTTEFVIAGVLPEVAEGLGVSVPTAGYLVSGYACGIAMGGPLLALATSRVSRKPLLIGLTIAFTLGQAACALAPDFTSMLLLRIATAVAHGCYFGVAMVVAVGLVREDQRGRAVAVILSGLTVSNVIGVPAGTAIGGLWSWRATFWVMCALGVVAIVAMAALLPRTAGAANRPAGLSREVRVLGRQQVWTSLILMLMLMIGQFGLFTYITPTLLEVTGLDESLIPWVLLLNGVGATIGVFLGGKLADWKLMPSLIAMLFLQAVMLAAIYAISPYPVPMVVAIVIWGGLNFAIGAPIQTRILAWTADASNLASSLIPSGFNVGIALAASLGAAMLNAGFGYRSLPVAGAFAMLVAVLVALASQAWEWRSRATPPLPAAAE, from the coding sequence ATGCTGCCGCTGATTGCCCTGTTCATTGCCGCCTTCGCTTTTGGCACGACTGAATTCGTCATCGCCGGCGTGCTGCCGGAGGTGGCGGAAGGCCTCGGCGTTTCCGTGCCCACCGCCGGCTATCTCGTCTCCGGCTATGCCTGCGGCATTGCGATGGGCGGTCCGCTTCTGGCGCTTGCAACCAGCAGGGTCTCGCGAAAGCCGCTGCTCATCGGGCTGACGATTGCCTTCACCCTCGGCCAGGCCGCCTGCGCGCTGGCGCCCGATTTCACCTCGATGCTTCTGCTGCGTATCGCAACTGCCGTGGCGCATGGCTGCTATTTCGGCGTCGCCATGGTGGTCGCGGTCGGCCTGGTGCGCGAAGACCAGCGCGGTCGGGCCGTGGCGGTCATCCTCTCGGGGCTCACCGTCTCAAACGTCATCGGCGTGCCGGCAGGCACCGCGATCGGCGGTCTCTGGAGCTGGCGGGCGACCTTCTGGGTGATGTGCGCGCTGGGCGTCGTCGCGATCGTCGCCATGGCCGCGTTGCTGCCGCGCACCGCAGGCGCCGCCAACCGGCCCGCCGGCCTGTCGCGTGAAGTGCGCGTGCTCGGTCGCCAGCAGGTCTGGACCTCGCTGATCCTCATGCTCATGCTGATGATTGGCCAATTCGGCCTCTTCACCTACATCACGCCGACGCTGCTCGAAGTCACCGGCCTCGACGAAAGCCTGATCCCTTGGGTGCTGCTGCTCAACGGCGTGGGCGCCACGATCGGCGTCTTTCTCGGCGGCAAGCTCGCCGACTGGAAGCTGATGCCGTCGCTGATCGCCATGCTCTTCCTGCAAGCGGTCATGCTGGCCGCGATCTACGCCATCAGCCCCTATCCGGTACCGATGGTCGTTGCCATCGTCATCTGGGGCGGCCTCAACTTCGCCATCGGCGCGCCGATCCAGACCCGCATCCTCGCCTGGACCGCGGATGCCTCGAACCTTGCTTCTTCGCTCATCCCGTCCGGCTTCAATGTCGGCATCGCGCTCGCCGCCTCGCTGGGCGCGGCGATGCTCAATGCCGGCTTTGGCTATCGCAGCCTGCCGGTCGCCGGCGCTTTCGCCATGCTGGTGGCCGTGCTTGTGGCGCTGGCCTCCCAGGCGTGGGAATGGCGCAGCCGCGCGACGCCGCCGCTGCCCGCTGCCGCCGAATAG
- the rpoD gene encoding RNA polymerase sigma factor RpoD yields the protein MATKEKEEVETEREGATDGPLLDLSDDAVKKMIKAAKKRGYVTMDELNSVLPSEEVTSEQIEDTMAMLSDMGINVVEDDEQGEEAEAADAGGDSEEDANELAEQTGTAVATTTTKKEPTDRTDDPVRMYLREMGSVELLSREGEIAIAKRIEAGRETMIAGLCESPLTFQAIIIWRDELNESKILLREIIDLEATYAGPEAKQAPVVERIEEAPKPEEKPRGRAAARDEEDDITNVGADTRGLEEEEDDEDEASLSLAAMEAELRPQVMETLDVIADTYKKLRKLQDQQVENRLAAAGTLSPSQDRRLKELKDQLIKAVKSLSLNTARIEALVEQLYDINKRLVQNEGRLLRLAESYGVRREEFLKEYQGSELDPNWTRSIANLTSRGWKEFTKNEKDAIKELRAEIQSLATETAISILEFRKIVNQVQKGEREAAIAKKEMVEANLRLVISIAKKYTNRGLQFLDLIQEGNIGLMKAVDKFEYRRGYKFSTYATWWIRQAITRSIADQARTIRIPVHMIETINKIVRTSRQMLHEIGREPTPEELAEKLAMPLEKVRKVLKIAKEPISLETPVGDEEDSHLGDFIEDKMAILPIDAAIQANLRETTTRVLASLTPREERVLRMRFGIGMNTDHTLEEVGQQFSVTRERIRQIEAKALRKLKHPSRSRKLRSFLDS from the coding sequence ATGGCGACAAAGGAAAAGGAAGAGGTCGAGACCGAACGTGAGGGTGCCACCGATGGCCCTCTGCTCGACCTTTCCGATGATGCTGTCAAGAAGATGATCAAGGCCGCCAAGAAGCGCGGCTATGTGACCATGGACGAACTGAACTCGGTGCTGCCTTCGGAGGAAGTGACCTCCGAACAGATCGAGGACACGATGGCGATGCTCTCCGACATGGGCATCAACGTCGTCGAGGACGACGAGCAGGGCGAGGAGGCCGAGGCCGCCGACGCCGGCGGCGATTCGGAAGAGGACGCCAACGAGCTTGCCGAGCAGACCGGCACCGCCGTCGCCACCACGACCACCAAGAAAGAGCCGACCGACCGCACCGACGATCCGGTGCGCATGTATCTGCGCGAGATGGGCTCGGTCGAGCTTCTGTCGCGCGAGGGCGAAATCGCGATCGCCAAGCGCATCGAGGCCGGCCGCGAGACGATGATCGCGGGCCTGTGCGAAAGCCCGCTGACCTTCCAGGCCATCATCATCTGGCGCGACGAGCTCAACGAATCGAAAATCCTGCTGCGCGAGATCATCGACCTCGAGGCAACCTATGCCGGCCCCGAGGCCAAGCAGGCGCCGGTCGTCGAACGCATCGAGGAAGCGCCCAAGCCCGAGGAAAAGCCGCGCGGCCGCGCGGCAGCGCGCGACGAAGAAGACGACATCACCAATGTCGGCGCGGACACGCGCGGGCTGGAGGAAGAAGAAGACGACGAGGACGAGGCAAGCCTGTCGCTCGCCGCGATGGAAGCGGAACTGCGCCCGCAGGTGATGGAGACGCTCGACGTCATCGCCGACACCTATAAGAAGCTGCGCAAGCTGCAGGACCAGCAGGTCGAGAACCGTCTCGCCGCCGCAGGCACGCTTTCGCCCAGCCAGGACCGCCGGCTGAAGGAGCTGAAGGACCAGCTCATCAAGGCGGTGAAGTCGCTGTCGCTCAACACCGCGCGCATCGAGGCGCTTGTCGAGCAGCTCTACGACATCAACAAGCGCCTGGTGCAGAACGAAGGCAGGCTGCTTCGGCTCGCCGAAAGCTACGGCGTGCGCCGCGAGGAGTTCCTCAAGGAATACCAGGGCTCGGAGCTCGATCCGAACTGGACACGCTCGATCGCCAACCTGACGTCGCGCGGCTGGAAGGAATTCACCAAGAACGAGAAGGACGCGATCAAGGAGCTGCGCGCCGAGATCCAGAGCCTCGCCACCGAGACGGCGATCTCGATCCTGGAATTCCGCAAGATCGTCAACCAGGTGCAGAAGGGCGAGCGCGAGGCGGCTATCGCCAAGAAGGAAATGGTCGAGGCGAACCTGCGCCTCGTCATCTCGATCGCCAAGAAATACACCAACCGCGGCCTGCAGTTCCTCGACCTGATCCAGGAAGGCAATATCGGCCTGATGAAGGCGGTCGACAAATTCGAGTACCGCCGCGGCTACAAGTTCTCGACCTACGCCACGTGGTGGATCCGGCAGGCGATCACCCGTTCGATCGCCGACCAGGCGCGCACCATCCGTATCCCGGTGCACATGATCGAGACGATCAACAAGATCGTGCGCACTTCGCGCCAGATGCTGCACGAGATCGGCCGCGAGCCGACGCCGGAGGAATTGGCCGAGAAGCTTGCCATGCCGCTGGAAAAGGTGCGCAAGGTGCTGAAGATCGCCAAGGAGCCAATCTCGCTCGAAACGCCGGTCGGCGACGAGGAGGATTCGCATCTCGGCGACTTCATCGAGGACAAGATGGCGATCCTGCCGATCGACGCGGCGATCCAGGCCAATCTGCGCGAGACGACGACCCGCGTGCTTGCTTCCCTGACGCCGCGCGAGGAGCGCGTGCTCAGAATGCGCTTCGGCATCGGCATGAACACCGACCATACGCTGGAAGAGGTCGGCCAGCAGTTCTCGGTCACGCGCGAACGTATCCGCCAGATCGAGGCCAAGGCGCTGCGCAAGCTCAAGCATCCGAGCCGCTCGCGCAAGCTGAGAAGCTTCCTCGACAGCTAG
- the dnaG gene encoding DNA primase: protein MRFPPAFLDEIRDRVPISQVIGQRVSWDRKKTNTSRGDYWACCPFHGEKSPSFHCEDKKGRYHCFGCSVTGDHFKFLTELDGMSFPEAVEKIAEMAGVPMPVRDVQEERREKERASLTDVMEMATVFFQERLQGPEGAKARAYLRDRGLTPATQQSFRLGYAPDSRNALKEYLAAKGVPKADIEACGLVRHGDDIPVSYDWFRDRIMFPIPDSRGRIIAFGGRALAPDALAKYMNSPETELFHKGNVLYNFARARKAVAKGGTVIAVEGYMDVIALAQAGFENVVAPLGTALTENQLELLWRMAGEPVLCFDGDQAGLKAAWRAADLALPAIQPGRSARFALLPEGKDPDDLVKMDGPDAFRAVLAEARPLADLLWMRETAGGVFDTPERRAELEKTLRELAGRIRDESLRYHYQQEMRERVLSFFGSQRGARQGHQGGRQDGRPGERGRSSAPGGAFGRGAAAGGRAAITESLGRSALVKRAGEGMSVREATIIVALINHPALIDENFAHVEFLDLANSDLRRLHAAILDAMAHDAADDRDAVIATVERAGCGAIWERAVALIKRARQWPALETAALDDARDAFNQALHLQRSARTLHRELKQAQAALDADPSDENFRHLVEIQAQFNDVQATEALIEGFGVSSGRAGRV from the coding sequence ATGCGCTTTCCGCCCGCTTTCCTCGACGAGATACGCGACCGTGTGCCGATTTCCCAGGTGATCGGCCAGCGCGTCTCCTGGGACAGGAAGAAGACCAATACGTCGCGCGGCGACTATTGGGCCTGCTGCCCGTTCCATGGCGAGAAGAGCCCGTCCTTCCACTGCGAGGACAAGAAGGGCCGCTACCATTGCTTCGGCTGCTCGGTGACGGGCGACCATTTCAAGTTCCTGACCGAGCTCGACGGCATGAGCTTCCCCGAAGCGGTCGAAAAGATCGCCGAGATGGCCGGTGTGCCGATGCCGGTGCGCGACGTCCAGGAAGAACGGCGCGAGAAGGAACGCGCCAGCCTGACCGACGTCATGGAGATGGCGACGGTCTTCTTCCAGGAGCGCTTGCAGGGACCGGAAGGCGCAAAGGCGCGTGCCTATCTGCGCGACCGCGGCCTGACGCCGGCGACGCAGCAGTCCTTCCGGCTCGGCTATGCGCCGGACAGCCGCAACGCGCTGAAGGAATATCTTGCCGCCAAGGGCGTGCCGAAGGCCGACATCGAGGCCTGCGGGCTGGTGCGGCATGGCGACGACATCCCCGTCTCCTACGACTGGTTCCGCGACCGCATCATGTTTCCCATCCCGGATTCGCGCGGCAGGATCATCGCCTTCGGCGGGCGGGCGCTGGCGCCGGACGCTTTGGCCAAATACATGAACTCGCCCGAGACCGAGCTCTTCCACAAGGGCAATGTGCTCTACAATTTCGCCCGCGCCCGCAAAGCGGTGGCCAAGGGCGGCACGGTGATCGCCGTCGAAGGCTATATGGATGTGATCGCGCTGGCGCAGGCCGGCTTCGAGAACGTCGTGGCGCCGCTCGGCACTGCGCTTACCGAGAACCAGCTCGAGCTTCTGTGGCGCATGGCCGGCGAGCCGGTGCTTTGCTTCGACGGCGACCAGGCAGGGCTGAAGGCGGCGTGGCGCGCCGCGGACCTCGCGCTGCCGGCGATCCAGCCCGGGCGCTCGGCGCGCTTCGCACTGCTGCCCGAGGGCAAGGACCCGGACGACCTCGTCAAGATGGACGGTCCCGACGCCTTCCGCGCCGTGCTGGCGGAAGCGAGACCGCTTGCCGACCTTCTGTGGATGCGCGAGACGGCCGGCGGCGTCTTCGACACGCCCGAGCGGCGGGCGGAGCTTGAAAAGACGCTGCGCGAGCTCGCCGGCCGCATCCGCGACGAGAGCCTGCGCTACCACTATCAGCAGGAGATGCGCGAAAGGGTGCTGAGCTTCTTCGGCTCGCAGCGCGGCGCACGGCAAGGTCATCAGGGGGGACGCCAGGACGGCCGGCCGGGCGAGCGCGGCAGGAGTTCGGCGCCCGGCGGAGCGTTCGGGCGGGGTGCGGCGGCCGGCGGGCGCGCCGCCATCACCGAAAGCCTCGGCCGCTCGGCGCTGGTCAAGCGCGCAGGCGAGGGCATGTCGGTGCGCGAGGCGACGATCATCGTGGCGCTGATCAACCACCCGGCGCTGATCGACGAGAATTTCGCCCATGTCGAATTCCTCGACCTCGCCAATTCGGATCTCAGGCGGCTGCACGCCGCCATCCTCGATGCGATGGCGCATGACGCGGCCGATGATCGCGACGCGGTCATCGCCACGGTCGAGCGCGCCGGCTGCGGCGCTATCTGGGAGCGTGCGGTGGCGCTGATCAAGCGGGCGAGGCAGTGGCCGGCGCTCGAAACCGCAGCGCTTGACGATGCCCGCGACGCCTTCAACCAGGCGCTGCACTTGCAGCGCAGCGCCCGCACATTACATAGAGAGCTGAAACAGGCGCAGGCGGCGCTCGATGCAGACCCTTCGGATGAAAACTTCCGGCATCTCGTCGAGATTCAAGCGCAATTCAACGATGTACAGGCAACGGAAGCGCTGATCGAAGGGTTCGGCGTTTCATCGGGCAGGGCTGGACGCGTTTAG
- a CDS encoding FMN-dependent NADH-azoreductase codes for MSILLVTSSPRGAASHSTRVATDLAQKLVAADPSNTLVVRDLVANPLPHIDPDYATGIYTPAEARTPRQAEVVGVSDAVLDELFAADTVILATGFINFNISSTLKSWVDHVARSGKTFAYGENGPKGLVTGKKVYIVLASGGIYSEGAAVQMDHAIPYLRSVLAFLGMTDVEVVRVEGVGMGADAVTAALARATAKVDAIAARAGDAVAAAA; via the coding sequence ATGTCTATTCTGCTTGTTACCTCCAGCCCGCGCGGCGCTGCTTCGCATTCGACCCGCGTCGCTACCGACCTTGCTCAGAAGCTGGTTGCCGCCGATCCGTCGAACACGCTTGTCGTGCGCGATCTGGTTGCCAACCCGCTGCCGCATATCGACCCCGACTATGCCACCGGCATCTATACGCCGGCCGAAGCCCGCACACCGCGTCAGGCCGAAGTCGTCGGGGTTTCCGACGCCGTGCTCGACGAGCTCTTTGCCGCCGACACCGTGATCCTTGCGACCGGTTTCATCAACTTCAACATCTCCTCGACGTTGAAGTCGTGGGTCGATCACGTCGCCCGCTCGGGCAAGACTTTTGCTTACGGTGAGAACGGCCCGAAGGGCCTCGTCACCGGCAAGAAGGTCTATATCGTGCTCGCTTCCGGCGGCATCTATTCGGAAGGTGCGGCCGTTCAGATGGACCACGCCATCCCCTATCTGCGCAGCGTGCTCGCCTTCCTGGGCATGACCGATGTCGAGGTCGTCCGCGTCGAAGGCGTCGGCATGGGCGCCGATGCGGTCACCGCCGCGCTCGCCAGGGCGACCGCCAAGGTCGACGCGATCGCCGCCAGGGCTGGCGATGCCGTCGCCGCTGCGGCATAG
- a CDS encoding GYD domain-containing protein produces the protein MTTYIVLINWTELGARNVRESPKRLDAAKKLLGEMGGSFKAFYLTMGECDMVAIVEAPDDAVLARFALMLSSGGNVRTRTMKAFPEFAYREIISSLG, from the coding sequence ATGACAACCTACATCGTGCTTATCAACTGGACCGAATTGGGCGCCAGGAACGTGCGGGAGTCGCCGAAGCGGCTCGACGCCGCCAAGAAGCTGCTGGGGGAGATGGGCGGATCGTTCAAGGCATTTTATCTGACCATGGGCGAGTGCGACATGGTCGCCATCGTCGAGGCGCCGGACGATGCGGTGCTTGCCCGTTTCGCGCTGATGCTGTCCTCCGGCGGCAATGTGAGGACGCGGACAATGAAGGCGTTTCCGGAATTCGCCTATCGCGAGATCATCAGCTCGCTCGGGTGA
- a CDS encoding DUF2798 domain-containing protein, with product MTARNRRRKLPARYASVVSPLVLSLLMTFIVSFISTLKSLGLHPNLPAIWLAAWGLSWLVAFPTLLLVLPVVRRIVGWLCEPAAK from the coding sequence ATGACTGCAAGAAATCGGCGCAGGAAGCTGCCTGCGCGCTATGCCTCTGTCGTCAGCCCTCTGGTGCTGTCGCTTTTGATGACCTTCATCGTCTCGTTCATCTCGACGCTGAAGAGCCTCGGCCTTCATCCCAACCTGCCCGCCATCTGGCTGGCCGCCTGGGGCCTGTCCTGGCTGGTGGCGTTTCCGACCCTGCTGCTGGTGCTGCCCGTGGTGCGCCGCATCGTCGGCTGGCTGTGCGAGCCGGCGGCCAAGTGA
- a CDS encoding Na/Pi cotransporter family protein has product MSGSVVLLHLAGAVALMLFATRMVKTGVERAYGDVLRHRLRATMRNPLMAVLAGCGLAIALQSSTAVTLLVGSFAGAGIVSGAAGQLAVRGAEIGSALVVKLLTFDLSLLVPVCLVAGTVMFMATERRDWRQFGRILVGIGLLLLSLEMIGQASEPLRQSTLMPMIVNYFSGDPVTAYLLAAIITWLFHSSIAAVLLMVTLAGRGFIPPELGIVLVLGVNLGSSIIAPLLTRNADPGVRVVPIGNLLMRGMGSLIMLILFMTLKPPVGFLGATGPDQIVNAHILFNVIILLAGLPLAGLVYRASESIVALGAKPEPAAALDVVELSALNESALDTPSQALANATREVVRVCETVEIMLKRIIELYESADSDKIKALAALDDRVDRKHAAIKLYLAKVTKNSLGEDEALRCQELIGACVKLEQVGDIIVRNMLVHVRKKLERGLEFTPEGWRELSAFHASVLANARLAFNVLVSRDPETARQLVLEKDLLREREKETSASHFVRLRDGTAKSVETSSIHLDTIRDLKQINSLLASMAYPVLEERGLLGGSRLKAG; this is encoded by the coding sequence ATGAGCGGTTCCGTCGTCCTTCTGCACCTTGCCGGCGCGGTGGCGCTGATGCTGTTTGCCACCCGTATGGTGAAGACCGGCGTCGAACGCGCCTATGGCGACGTGCTGCGTCACAGGCTGCGCGCCACCATGCGCAATCCGCTGATGGCGGTGCTGGCCGGCTGCGGTCTCGCGATCGCCTTGCAGAGCTCCACCGCCGTCACGCTGCTGGTCGGCTCCTTCGCCGGCGCCGGCATCGTATCGGGCGCCGCCGGGCAGCTTGCCGTACGCGGCGCCGAGATCGGCTCGGCGCTGGTGGTCAAGCTGCTGACCTTCGACCTGTCGCTTCTGGTGCCGGTCTGCCTCGTCGCCGGCACGGTCATGTTCATGGCCACCGAGCGGCGCGACTGGCGCCAGTTCGGCCGCATCCTCGTCGGCATCGGGCTGTTGCTGCTCTCACTGGAGATGATCGGCCAGGCCTCGGAACCGCTGCGCCAGAGCACGCTGATGCCGATGATCGTCAATTATTTCTCCGGCGATCCGGTGACGGCCTATCTGCTGGCCGCAATCATCACCTGGCTGTTCCACTCCTCCATCGCCGCCGTGCTGCTGATGGTGACGCTGGCCGGCCGCGGCTTCATCCCGCCGGAGCTCGGCATCGTGCTGGTGCTCGGCGTCAATCTCGGCTCCTCGATCATCGCGCCGCTGCTCACCCGCAATGCCGACCCAGGCGTCCGCGTGGTGCCGATCGGCAATCTCTTGATGCGCGGCATGGGCTCGCTGATCATGCTGATCCTGTTCATGACGCTGAAGCCGCCGGTCGGCTTTCTCGGCGCGACCGGGCCGGACCAGATCGTCAACGCCCATATCCTGTTCAACGTGATCATCCTGCTTGCCGGCCTGCCGCTCGCCGGCCTCGTCTATCGTGCTTCCGAGAGCATCGTGGCGCTCGGCGCCAAGCCCGAACCGGCGGCGGCGCTCGATGTCGTCGAATTGTCGGCGCTGAACGAGAGCGCGCTCGACACCCCGAGCCAGGCGTTGGCCAACGCCACCCGCGAAGTGGTGCGGGTCTGCGAGACGGTCGAGATCATGCTGAAGCGCATCATCGAGCTCTATGAAAGCGCCGACAGCGACAAGATCAAGGCGCTCGCGGCACTCGACGACCGCGTCGACCGGAAGCACGCGGCGATCAAGCTCTATCTCGCCAAGGTCACCAAGAACTCGCTCGGCGAGGACGAGGCGCTGCGCTGCCAGGAGCTGATCGGCGCCTGCGTCAAGCTGGAGCAGGTCGGCGACATCATCGTGCGCAACATGCTGGTGCATGTCAGGAAAAAGCTGGAGCGCGGCCTGGAGTTCACGCCCGAAGGCTGGCGCGAGCTTAGCGCCTTCCATGCCTCGGTGCTGGCCAACGCGCGGCTAGCCTTCAACGTGCTGGTGTCGCGCGACCCGGAAACGGCCCGCCAACTGGTGCTGGAAAAAGACCTGCTGCGCGAGCGCGAGAAAGAGACCAGCGCCAGCCATTTCGTACGCCTGCGCGACGGCACGGCCAAAAGCGTCGAGACCAGTTCCATCCATCTCGACACCATCCGCGACCTCAAGCAGATCAACTCGCTGCTCGCCTCCATGGCCTATCCCGTGCTCGAGGAACGCGGACTGCTCGGCGGCTCGCGGCTGAAGGCCGGCTGA
- a CDS encoding HlyU family transcriptional regulator translates to MSFLKRLFGGGGEANEPASAKPAKQVEHKGFLISATPYKADGQYQTCGVVSKEVDGVMKEHRFIRADRFAGLDDAVDISIKKGIQLVDEQGERIFG, encoded by the coding sequence ATGTCTTTTCTGAAACGTCTTTTCGGCGGCGGTGGCGAGGCGAACGAGCCCGCAAGCGCGAAGCCGGCAAAGCAGGTCGAGCACAAGGGATTCCTGATCAGCGCCACGCCCTACAAGGCGGACGGCCAGTACCAGACCTGCGGCGTCGTCTCGAAGGAGGTGGACGGCGTGATGAAGGAGCATCGCTTCATCCGCGCCGACCGTTTCGCCGGTCTGGACGACGCCGTCGACATCTCGATCAAGAAAGGCATCCAACTCGTCGACGAGCAGGGCGAGAGGATATTCGGCTGA
- a CDS encoding PadR family transcriptional regulator, whose amino-acid sequence MHRHSHFGERMFMHMAGRFGGRGGGFGPFGQGMRGGGRGGPGDMFRAGRMLADGDLKLITLSLLAEAPRHGYDIIKALEERTSGIYSPSPGVVYPTLTFLEEAGYAVSSSEGNKKVFSITEAGRAHLEENREMIDHVLDHLERFGRKMAKARDWFGWGDDSEDGGRRGRHEKRDEKRDRFRALRHRLRAALSDIVDAPEDKQAEAISILEDAAAALEALTRH is encoded by the coding sequence ATGCACAGACACAGTCATTTCGGCGAGCGCATGTTCATGCATATGGCCGGTCGCTTCGGCGGCCGCGGCGGCGGCTTCGGGCCGTTCGGGCAGGGCATGCGCGGCGGCGGCCGCGGTGGCCCCGGCGATATGTTCCGCGCTGGCCGCATGCTGGCTGATGGCGATCTCAAGCTGATCACGCTGTCGCTTCTGGCCGAGGCGCCACGCCACGGCTACGACATCATCAAGGCGCTGGAGGAGCGCACCAGCGGCATCTACAGCCCGAGCCCGGGCGTGGTCTATCCGACCCTGACTTTCCTTGAAGAGGCTGGCTATGCCGTCTCGTCCAGCGAAGGCAACAAGAAGGTGTTTTCGATCACCGAGGCGGGCAGGGCGCATCTCGAGGAAAACCGCGAGATGATCGACCATGTGCTCGACCATCTCGAGCGTTTCGGCCGCAAGATGGCCAAGGCGCGCGACTGGTTCGGCTGGGGCGACGACAGTGAAGACGGCGGCCGGCGCGGCCGCCATGAAAAGCGGGATGAAAAGCGCGACCGCTTCCGTGCGCTGCGCCACCGGCTGCGCGCCGCGCTCAGCGATATCGTCGATGCGCCGGAAGACAAGCAGGCCGAGGCGATCAGCATCCTGGAAGACGCCGCCGCGGCGCTCGAGGCCCTGACGCGCCACTGA